A stretch of DNA from Pseudomonadota bacterium:
GCCGGCGGCGGGTGCCCTCCGGCTTCCGCACCCACGACGATCAGGCCGTCGACGCCGGCATCGTTTGCTTTTTGCGCGTGGCGTTCCGATGCGACGACATGGATGCATTTCACCCCGGCGCCTTGGAAGCGGGCGAGATACTTGCTGGGGCCGCCTTGCGAGGCGATCAGGATGGGCGCGCCTTCCTCCAGCACGATGTCGAGGATCTCGTCGGCCTGGGGCCGGTAGAGCGGGACGTTGACGGCGAAGGGCACGTCCGTTGCCAGCTTCAGGCTGCGCAGGGCTTCGCGGAAGTCATCGACGAACATAGGCCCCGCGGCGAGCACGCCCAGGCCGCCCGCGTTCGAGACCGCGGCTGGCAAGGCCACGTTCGAGGAAGCCCAGCTCATGCCCGCCTGGACGATCGGGTGGGTGACGCCAAATCTCTCTGTGAAGCGGTTGCCCATGGTCCTAGCTACATGTCCTCCAGACCGAAGTGTTTCCTGGCATGCTCCGCCAGCAGGCGTTTCGGAACCTTGGAGCTGGCGGTCATGCCGATCGACTCGAAGCTGTCGACGATGGCGACGTACTTGGGGACCTTGAAGTTCGCCAGGCGGTCCTTGGCCTAGGCGACGACGTCCTCCGCCGACAGGGACTCGCCCTGGCGCGGCAGAACGTAGGCGCCGGGAACCTCGATCAATCGCGAGTCCGGCAGCGCGAAGACCTGGGCCTGCTGGATCTTGGGGTGTTCGACCAGCGCGTCCTCGATATCGGAGGGAGCAACGTTCTCGCCGCCGACCCGGATGATCTCCTTCAGGCGGCTCACGAACCTCAGCTTGGACTCCTTGCCCAAGACCCCCTTGTCGCCCGTCTTGAGAAAGCCGTCCGCGGTCATGGTCTTGGCGGTGGCGTCCGGGTCGTTGTAGTAGCCCCGCATGACGCACCAGCCTTGGACCTGGATTTCCCCTTCCTCGCCGATCGCGCACTCGAGGCCGCTTTCCGGGTTGACGATGCGAACCTGAAGACCGGGATGGGGAGACATCCACCCGGCGATACGGTCCTCCAAGGGCGCCCGATAGTCCGACATCGCGATGTTTGGGGAGGCCTCCGAGAGGCCGTAGGCGACGACCGTCTCGCCGGCGCCGAAGTCGTCGGTGATCCGCCGCATGA
This window harbors:
- a CDS encoding nitronate monooxygenase encodes the protein MGNRFTERFGVTHPIVQAGMSWASSNVALPAAVSNAGGLGVLAAGPMFVDDFREALRSLKLATDVPFAVNVPLYRPQADEILDIVLEEGAPILIASQGGPSKYLARFQGAGVKCIHVVASERHAQKANDAGVDGLIVVGAEAGGHPPPA
- a CDS encoding AMP-binding protein, which gives rise to TGATLVTMKRFIAEDALRLLEEERCTLTSGNDTMYLMLLNSPAFTTRRYHLRGGWAAVSPSIMRRITDDFGAGETVVAYGLSEASPNIAMSDYRAPLEDRIAGWMSPHPGLQVRIVNPESGLECAIGEEGEIQVQGWCVMRGYYNDPDATAKTMTADGFLKTGDKGVLGKESKLRFVSRLKEIIRVGGENVAPSDIEDALVEHPKIQQAQVFALPDSRLIEVPGAYVLPRQGESLSAEDVVA